The following coding sequences lie in one Bacteroidota bacterium genomic window:
- a CDS encoding SDR family oxidoreductase: MAITNRFGSKGWTPERISSLEGKTYLITGANSGTGFEASKILLSKGAKVVMLNRNPKKSADAIAALKQELGSDADVLFIQMDLAEQASVRKAADEVLKTLPRIDALICNAAIAQVPKQQFTVDGFESQLGVNHYGHFLLQGLLHPRLEESKGRIVVVGSMGYNLGIKTIQFDDINWDKNYHANNVYSQSKLAQIMAVYELQDRLKKAGKNDVQVYACHPGASSTSLITTSGSLMMRFVWYLMTLSPFVQSAEKGAYPELMCATEPDLDQKGFYGPTGRGYWTGPVGECNLEPHAKDKPVAEKLWALSEKETGFKWNL; this comes from the coding sequence ATGGCTATCACAAATAGATTTGGATCCAAGGGCTGGACCCCGGAGCGCATAAGCTCCCTTGAGGGGAAGACCTACCTCATCACGGGTGCTAACAGTGGAACAGGATTCGAAGCGTCGAAGATACTGTTGTCCAAAGGGGCAAAAGTAGTGATGCTGAACCGTAATCCTAAAAAATCAGCTGACGCCATCGCGGCGTTAAAACAGGAGCTTGGCAGTGATGCAGATGTGTTGTTTATACAAATGGACCTGGCGGAACAGGCTTCTGTGCGAAAAGCGGCGGATGAGGTCCTTAAGACGCTGCCTCGCATTGATGCGCTTATCTGTAACGCCGCCATTGCCCAGGTGCCCAAGCAGCAGTTCACCGTTGACGGTTTTGAAAGCCAGCTAGGCGTGAACCACTACGGCCATTTCCTGCTACAAGGGTTGCTCCACCCACGGCTGGAAGAATCGAAAGGCCGCATTGTGGTTGTGGGTAGTATGGGGTATAACCTGGGCATAAAAACCATCCAGTTCGATGATATAAACTGGGACAAGAACTACCACGCCAATAATGTCTACAGCCAGAGTAAATTGGCGCAGATCATGGCGGTTTATGAATTGCAGGATAGATTGAAAAAAGCCGGTAAGAACGATGTGCAGGTATACGCCTGCCACCCAGGCGCCTCGTCCACCTCGTTGATTACAACAAGTGGTAGTTTAATGATGCGGTTTGTTTGGTATCTGATGACGCTGTCTCCATTTGTGCAATCCGCAGAGAAAGGCGCTTACCCTGAGTTGATGTGTGCTACAGAACCAGACCTGGACCAAAAAGGGTTTTACGGCCCTACAGGACGCGGCTATTGGACAGGTCCGGTTGGCGAGTGTAACTTGGAGCCACACGCGAAGGATAAACCTGTAGCAGAAAAGCTGTGGGCGTTATCAGAAAAGGAGACCGGCTTTAAATGGAATTTATGA
- a CDS encoding AraC family transcriptional regulator, whose product MSQHQIKTLIENNASEEGMIETGITGVQLFRVTESMRCAPAVYEPSVVAIVSGTKEAILNGKSYKYDSSQYMCCTMSMPVEAGTPAASPDNPLLGVYIALDTRMMTDLAIEMESAAGAIRTPKGGPLPPGIALAPWDHAFSGALLRLLQLADSPADAAVLGSSRLREVYYAILKGSAGDSARRAFGVGNEIARAIAYLSARLEEAVTIEDMAEQIGMSRAVLHRKFKQATSMSPIQFVKSMRLNKAAMRIAGGMNVNEAAMEVGYVSSSQFSREFKRMYGQSPRQWSQARQLPAGMA is encoded by the coding sequence ATGAGCCAACATCAAATAAAGACCCTCATCGAGAACAACGCCTCCGAAGAGGGCATGATAGAAACCGGGATAACGGGGGTGCAACTCTTCCGCGTTACCGAGTCGATGCGCTGTGCCCCTGCTGTCTACGAGCCTTCTGTAGTAGCTATTGTGAGCGGGACCAAGGAAGCCATATTGAATGGCAAGTCTTATAAATACGACAGCAGTCAATACATGTGCTGCACCATGTCGATGCCAGTAGAAGCCGGCACGCCCGCTGCTTCGCCAGACAACCCGTTGCTCGGCGTGTACATCGCGCTGGATACGCGCATGATGACTGACCTGGCAATTGAGATGGAAAGCGCAGCAGGGGCCATTCGAACGCCCAAGGGTGGCCCCCTCCCACCCGGGATTGCACTTGCTCCGTGGGATCATGCATTTTCTGGGGCGCTGTTGCGGCTCCTACAATTGGCAGATAGTCCGGCCGATGCAGCCGTACTCGGGAGCAGCCGGCTCCGGGAAGTCTACTACGCCATTTTGAAGGGCAGCGCTGGCGATTCCGCCAGGCGCGCCTTTGGCGTGGGCAATGAAATTGCGCGAGCCATTGCGTATTTGTCAGCCCGCCTCGAAGAGGCAGTCACCATCGAAGACATGGCTGAGCAAATAGGCATGAGCCGTGCCGTGCTGCACCGCAAGTTCAAGCAGGCCACCTCGATGTCACCCATTCAGTTTGTGAAGTCAATGCGGCTCAACAAAGCGGCCATGCGAATTGCCGGAGGCATGAACGTGAACGAAGCAGCCATGGAAGTGGGCTACGTGAGTTCCTCTCAATTCAGCCGGGAATTTAAACGGATGTACGGCCAATCGCCAAGGCAATGGAGCCAGGCAAGGCAACTGCCGGCAGGAATGGCCTAA